The following is a genomic window from candidate division KSB1 bacterium.
GACGGATCGGAACATAAAGATCTATGGGGCGGTAATTTTTATCCCTGGGCTGAGCCGGACAAGCGCATCGAATGGACCAGTTTTGTCAACGTTCGTCCGATGGACGATCATCCTTTTATGGAAATTCAAAATGAGCAAGTCAGAAGCAAGGCGGCGGAATGGGTTGAACGATTGCTGCTCGCTTCGAACGAATTCATGGAGATTCAAAGCTGATGCCCATATGGCATAAAAGCCTTCGTGAGCGGTTCGACCGTTTGCCGCCCCATCAACAAATTCTCCTGGTTGCGAATGAATTGAACCGCACTCAAAATTTGTTGACGCAACCGCTAGAATATCGGA
Proteins encoded in this region:
- a CDS encoding DUF5674 family protein; this translates as MIRIIEKKLSQNELLELCRVHFDTMVKFVIDIQRWKMAVGGELDADGEALLLADGSEHKDLWGGNFYPWAEPDKRIEWTSFVNVRPMDDHPFMEIQNEQVRSKAAEWVERLLLASNEFMEIQS